The following are encoded together in the Cheilinus undulatus linkage group 3, ASM1832078v1, whole genome shotgun sequence genome:
- the slc2a10 gene encoding solute carrier family 2, facilitated glucose transporter member 10, producing MGRVILLLASSVSTLGGLVFGYELGIISGALLQLKTEFVLSCVQQEALVSSLLIGALLASIVGGWWIDHHGRRKSIILSNILILSGSLVLTIRSYPALVVGRITVGFAMCISSMSCCIFVSEMVTANRRGFLVTLYEAGVTVGILAAYAINYMLSGFPRGWKLMFGLAVVPTFIQLICVWFLPSSTQEASRRSERSQMERNLIEIQESEDSKVTENKKVEYSSWYLLQRRDNMRTRTIIGLGLVLFQQFTGQPNVLFYASTIFHSVGFQSDASAVLASVGLGLVKVIATLISMVFSDRVGRRPLLISGCSVMALSMIIIGLLSGQSSMNTEMSPEDFNVNTTDHLTVFNQSVTPFHENHIPLYNKTQNEYEPLDKIGQEPTNNPLTALKIVQNQAVNWIILLCMMAVVSAYSVGFGPMTWLLLSEIFPAAIRGRAFAFTNCFNWAANLLVSFTFLNFIDVIGLSGMFFSYGIIAVIAAVFFHFMLPETKGKTLEEIDKELRSNRFYHNECCGIRNTSAKYQRVQCQDSTSG from the exons GCAGGGTCATCCTCCTGTTGGCCAGTTCTGTGTCCACTTTGGGCGGCCTGGTCTTTGGATATGAGTTGGGCATCATCTCTGGTGCTTTGCTGCAGCTGAAAACAGAGTTTGTTCTGTCATGTGTCCAACAGGAGGCCCTGGTCAGCTCCTTGCTGATCGGAGCTCTGCTGGCCTCCATTGTGGGTGGCTGGTGGATCGACCACCATGGCCGCAGGAAGTCCATCATCCTCAGCAACATCCTGATCCTGAGTGGCAGCCTGGTCCTGACCATCAGGTCCTACCCTGCACTGGTGGTGGGGAGGATCACAGTGGGCTTCGCTATGTGTATATCCTCCATGTCCTGCTGTATATTTGTGTCCGAGATGGTTACCGCCAACCGCAGGGGCTTCCTGGTAACTCTGTATGAAGCTGGAGTCACAGTGGGAATCCTGGCAGCTTACGCCATAAACTACATGCTTTCTGGCTTCCCCAGAGGGTGGAAGTTGATGTTTGGATTAGCTGTGGTTCCAACTTTTATTCAGCTGATCTGTGTTTGGTTTCTTCCATCCAGCACTCAGGAAGCATCAAGACGAAGTGAGCGCTCTCAGATGGAAAGGAACCTCATCGAAATCCAAGAATCTGAAGACTCAAAAgtcactgaaaacaagaaagttGAGTACAGCAGTTGGTACCTTCTCCAGCGTAGAGACAACATGAGGACTCGAACCATCATTGGTCTTGGTTTGGTGCTCTTTCAGCAGTTCACAGGCCAGCCCAACGTCCTCTTCTATGCCTCCACTATCTTCCACTCTGTGGGGTTCCAGAGCGATGCCTCGGCAGTGCTGGCCTCTGTGGGGTTGGGGTTAGTCAAAGTGATTGCCACTCTGATTTCTATGGTGTTCTCGGACAGGGTGGGCAGGAGACCTCTGCTCATCAGTGGATGCTCCGTTATGGCACTGAGCATGATAATCATCGGACTCCTGAGCGGACAGTCATCAATGAATACTGAGATGTCTCCTGAAGACTTCAATGTCAACACAACAGATCATCtgactgtttttaatcagtcaGTCACACCTTTTCATGAGAACCACATCCCCCTTTATAACAAAACTCAGAATGAGTATGAACCACTTGATAAAATTGGACAGGAACCAACAAACAATCCTCTGACAGCTTTAAAAATCGTCCAAAACCAAGCAGTGAACTGGATCATTCTCCTTTGTATGATGGCTGTCGTCAGTGCCTACTCCGTTGGATTTGGACCAA TGACGTGGCTTCTCCTGAGTGAAATATTTCCTGCTGCGATCAGAGGGAGAGCCTTCGCTTTCACCAACTGCTTCAACTGGGCCGCCAACCTGCTGGTCTCTTTCACCTTCTTGAATTTTATTG ATGTGATCGGCCTGTCAGGGATGTTTTTCTCGTATGGGATCATCGCTGTCATAGCTGCAGTCTTCTTCCACTTCATGCTTCCAGAGACCAAAGGAAAGACTCTGGAGGAGATAGACAAAGAGCTGCGTTCAAACAG GTTTTACCACAATGAGTGCTGTGGCATAAGAAACACCTCTGCAAAGTACCAGCGAGTGCAGTGTCAAGACAGCACTTCAGGTTGA